TGTGCCTTTTGagaacggttcggttcggtgccaCCAAGGAACCGGATGTGCTTCTTCTAGGGATGAGGTTTGTGGTTAAGAAGTTTCCCAGTTCACCTCTTAGAtggatgagtgtgtgtgttacttGGTGGTTACTTGCTAAAAGTTGCATCGTCCTAGCGGAGGCACAGTATGGGTGCAGATACAAGAGTTTGCTGGGAAGAAAAGAACTTTTATGCCTTTTTAAAGGCATACAACATGGATCTAGGCGTATTTTTTTAGTCATTGTGCTGTGGCTCTCTGTACCGCTAAGGTAAGCAGCAAAACAGTTGGCCGTCAAACGAAAGAAGCAGTAAAACCTCTAtaatgaaacggaaaacctTCAACAGTACCTGTGTAAAGCCTGTGTTTAGTTTACCATCGCTCCCCATGCAAAACCCTATTAAGTTGTTGGGAAAATAAACCCTGAAAGGAATAGTAAAGGGACGGAAGAGCATTCACCCACTAGACGAGTAGCAAAAGGTGTATCACAAGAAATAGACGAAAAAGCGCAAGCCGTCCGACATAAAACAACTACTAAATCTCCGGAACCGGCACCACCGGGAACGAAATGCGGTCCCATCTCACGAACGCCACACCTTGGGGGCGAGGCGAACTCTGTCCTAACTCGTTTTGGGGTCTTCACTTCCACTGACTGCTCGGTACGGTCGACATCACTCGTTAGTCTTCCGGCAACGAATCTTGCCTCTTGAATTCAACCGATTGACGTTTGAATAAAGGCTTTGTTAAGGAAGAGTAAaaagggggcaaaaaaaaaacaaacaaacttttcacacaatagcacaaacaaaacgttttgaaaatgaaaaccgcCTAACGCGCAAAGACGAGAACAGACACGCGAGACTCAACCTCAGACTTTACAAGAACGGAAGGATTTGCGCTCCAAGGATGTTCGTCGGTAGAATAAAGTAAACCTCCTATGGCACACAATAAATCGTTGTATCGGAAGGATAAAATCGGACTGATTTTTAGAAAGAGCcgtttgaagtttgacattttGCAACCTTGCAAAAAATTCTTTCCTGTCGAATATTTGTGTTCCCTTTCGTAGAAGGGACTgatatgcatattttgcatgGGACGATCGTCAACAATCAGATAGAATAACTTCCCAGGGACCACCTAGATCGCGAGAGTTCGGTCGgtacttttattatttatttattgctgttACATTCATAACCGAGCCGTGCAGTGCTTTCTCGTTTCCAACGGTAGCCGCAGCCTCCACAGTTGGCGTTAAGATTAATTTGCTAATGATGATTATTCGGATGGGTGACTTTGTGTTTCGTGTGGGTAGACGGGCTACGCCATGAAGCCATGTCAGCATGTGTCGCAATGACGCAGGactaaacatttttcaattgcgCAAAGTGAGATAGAACCCGCTTTGTTGAAGTTTCTCTGTCGGCACTTGCAAAAGCGGTATATTCATATTGGAATTGCAAATCATCATTCGGCGAGAAAACTAGCCACGTTCATGGGGGCATGCACAATAGATGAGATGTCAGTTATGAGTTAATGCTTTCACAAATTCTGATTTTTTATCTATTAATGTATTGATCCAATTTGTTATACGGTCGGGATTCAGGGTGGTTTTATAGTCAATATAAGGTAGTAGGCGACAGTCGAGAACACCCGGGATAAGATGACCTTTCAATgtttggaaaaggaaatgtcttcGAACGAATATAAATTGTACATTAGATTAAGCCACtagttataagcaatacggcctggcctcTCTAGTAAAAAAGATATTGAAGGTGAACTggataatttaatgaaatcgtGAAGATAAGTTCTGATTATTAATAAGCaagaattaaaaagaaaacaaaacgctgctgcatttcatatttttcaacGTTTAAGCGTCTACTAAACGGGTTAACATATAATAAAGAATTGTAATTGTTGTaatttgttgtgcaaattGCATGCCTTAAGGCGCTTGATCGCACTCATCCAAGGCAGCTGTACACTTACAATCATGTAAAATAGTTAAACCCCTAAAGTTAGGCAATCGACATAGCAACAATGTGTGATTGATGGGTTCGTGAGAGTTAGATTAGTGGAAGTTTTATGCAGGTGTAGTAACAGTAGGACATTTAAGAAGGATTTTTACGTTAAGTTAAAGCATGACAAAACTGATTATATTTACATTTGTGCATGTTGCCAGTACGCCATGTGAGCAACAAAATATTTCTTCACACCATCGGATAACCCCTTTGTTTGTTACCTCAAAAGAGCTCAATAAAAATACCTAATGAGACTCCATTTAGTATCATGTTACGCAAAAGCAAACCTTACGTTCATGCCACGCGTTCGGAACTGGTCGGTCGTTGTTTGTTCGTTCACGGAAGCACGCCGTTGGGATGCGTTGTAGTGGTGCAAACATCACCACACATAACCTCACCTAATACAATTAGTGGCATTAGCGCAAGACGGAATCCATCGCGATGGTGTACACCGAAAATAGTATCTTGGAAAAATTCACCTTACCACATAAACACCCGAAGTggtgaggagttttttttactgtatcacaaacataaacaaatttgCTCCAGCCCATCCGCATCACCTCCCCCAAACACTCGCTGGAATCTAATTTGTTGTTCCCCAGAGTTTACCGTCGGCGGGGATGGAATATCTGAGCAGTCGGAGTGGTATGTACCAAATCCGGCCACCATATGGTTTACTGTGTGCGGTAGTATTTCAAGATGCGACCAGGCAGATACGGCCGGTAAGTAGTGGCTATATCTACAATGCAACATTAATTATGCCAAGATGTTGGGTGATAGTGGTTCCGGGAGCGTGAAATCCAACGCTTAGCACCCAGAACTATTGCCAACCGTGACCAGCACAGCCTAGGCCGGATAGAATGAAATTGACCTGAATTATGCAGGTCCTAAGACGGATGCCGAAGACCAAGGTGCTACCTACCAGGTGCTGCTTGAACGCACAAGTGCCGGCGAAGAGTGATGGCCAAAACTGGTTGGGAACTGAGCGGAATTCTAATGGTGCATAAGTTTCGTTCTCCAAGTTCTTTGCTTTGAACTTCGGGTAACAAGAATTGGGAGGGAAAATCAAACATCCTAGAAGGTTGGAATTTCTAATTTGCTAAACTTGCAGTACACCGGGGGCCGGGAGGATGTTTCAGAGAACATTCCATACCTggcggtacggtacggtactTTAGCGTCTTATCGGTGTTGGATGGGTCTTTGCTATAAATGTATAATCAATTTACGTTTCGCAAAGAAACGAAGACCCCCCCTATCACCAAACTGTCCACTTCGCTAAGGCGAAAATTGTTGTCGGTTGGGGGCGGGTTTCAACGGCTTaaaagattaaataaaacgGTTTGTTGATATTACCGAGGTTTCGGTGTTGTGCCCTGTTTGTGGACGTACCACTCGTCACTCGTCGGGCAAATGGATTTTCCGAATCATTTCCAATTCACTCGATCCCTCACCCAAACCCGGTACATTGATACTGGAAACGAGGGCTGACGATGGGttgaaaaggttttttttaccccAACATCCCCACAAACCCTCCTGAAGCTCGTTCAACGTACATTAATCGGGCAGTAGCTAGGGGGGGGTGCTACCATTTAAAGCCATTGGTCATGCAAGGGACCGGGTGGGTTCCATGCATATAAacgaacatcatcatcatcgtcgtcatcggcTTCTGCATCCATTTCCAGCAGGAAGTCAATATCGATAATGGTCCGGACGGAAGCTCGTACGGTGATGCTCTTTGCTCTTCGTCACTCACCAGCCCGGCTATTTTCGGTAGCTCGTTTTGCCTTATGACGACCCGTTAAAGCGACCCTTCAGTACCGGTGCACCCCTCCTGCCGTCCCCCCATTGAACGTTTGCAGCAAAGCAGACCAAAATGAGTCATTAGAAGGCGAAGCACCCGATgatgaaatgataaaaactaCCGCCGGGGCAGTACCTATTTCTGCAAGAAGCGAAGCAGAAATTGAAGTACCGCACTCGCTGGTACTTGCTCGTTAACAAACCGTATCAAAGCCGTTGTTTAATGCTCTCGTCGACTCGAGTTTTCTTTGGCGTGTTCTCGGATTCTGCCTGCAACATCGTGGTCGCTTTGTTTCGATCTATTTTACCCAATGTTTTCGAGAGTGGCACATTTCCTGTTTGCCCGCGGTATTGCAGATGCGGGGAAAAAGCCATCCTCTCGAAAAAGCTCCATTTCCGTTTAATAATAACGAATAATCGAACGACCGTTtgagtttgtttcgtttcgagtAGGTGATTCCGCTAGTTGGGGATATGTATAGTCGATAGGGAGGGTGCCTCCGTGCCACCGTACTTACCGCTTCGTCCGCCATCTCGGACCCGCCGGTACCGAGCGCGTCTTCGTACACTCGCTCAGCAAACAGGTCTCGCATACGCTTGAAGAACCCATCCGCCAGCAGGATGTCGGTATCGCGCGGAACGGTATAGGAGTCGGCACCTCCGACCACCGTCAGTATCACGACCAGCAGTACCGCCACCGGCAGCAGTTGGTCCATCGCTTCCGCACGTTTGCCCTTCATTGCTGGCATTGTCGGAAGCAGAAGCTTTGGGCCAGTGGGATGTGGAAGGCGCGAGGTTTACAAGAGCGCCACGTAAAGCCCACTGGTGTTGGCTGGCGAAACGGATGAAGGATGTTGTGCGTTGTCCGTCGATTCGATTTTCTATAACAGCAGTACGGCGATGGGCCATCCGTGAACGTGACGCGTAGAGTGAGAGACAGAGGAAAGAAAGCAGTCGGACGAAATTAGAACAACAGATGACGGCTTATGAACACTTCCGCTCAGCGTACAACTTTAAGCTAATGACACCGTGCACTCAATCGGTACCATATGTTTAAGGCTGGCTATTAGCTGGCTCATGACGCACCGTGTTTATCAGCGGATTGAACGGAACATTTTAAACACCTCACACTGTTTACGCCACTACAAAAACTCATCATTCTCGTTGATGTTTGGTCGGAAGGAGGAATGAAAAGAGCATCCTTCATTCGGAAAATACTTACGCCTTTACCGCAACCGACCGACGAAACGGAAATGGATGGAATGGACCGAAATTACAGTGAAATCAGTCCATTTCCGGCACCAGACCATGGCGTTGGTCcatggtgctgttgttgttcactTTTGTTCACACGACTCGGCCAATTCctagccacacacacacacactgggaAAATCTTGCCTGAAAGCAAGTGTAGTGTTCTTGCAGGAAAGGCGCACCTTTGGCGCGATCTTCCGTAACCGATTCCCACCGGACCAGACCAACCGACCCTGGACTGGTTCGTTCGAGACACGGTTGCTGTCTGTCCGTGGCTCACTCGGGAAGCGACAGAACAGCCTTTTTTTGCCCCGTTCAGACCGTCCCCACCCGTAGCGCCCGTTGTGTTCTTCCGTGGGTTGTTTGGATAACAGCAAGCTGCGGAACACACGGACAGTTTGACTGATAGCACCAAGTGACAGTCTCTTGCTGATGCAAAATccactgtttgtgtgtgtgcgtgtgggtctGCTTAATCGACAACTTACTAACTCACGCACATTACTATAGCCCAAGGGGATGGTAAATATTGCTATGCTCTGAACATCCGCTGTATAGTAGTGGAAAAACAAGGACTATTACCAATGAACGCGctcgagagtgagagagagagagaggaaaagcACTTCAGCACGTGTGAAAGAGTACACCGGGGGCACCGTTTTCATTGTGTTCAAGTTCAAGCGTATGGTTGTGTTGGTGAAATCAGTGAAACGCGTGTTCGTAGTAACAATGTGCGAGAAAACGGGAAACTCTCCGGAAAATCTAAACAATACGCGTGAGAGAGGATACCGCAAGCTTTCGCAACGAAGCTTTCGCAGAGCTTTTTCGCCATTTTACAGTTGTACGGGTgttttggaattttaattataacGATCAAAGTCATATTTTAGATGGTTGGTTTATTAACCTTAAATTCAGAAAAATGCAGTAAAAACGAAtgaagattaatttaaatccATTCTGTTATTTCTCGTAGCCTTAATTTCAATAGACATACcatattttgtatttgttttgctaaagAACGGCCTTGCTTACTTACagaaaacaaaggaaagaGTCGAAATTACTTTATTCTATGGTGTTTGTCTTTGCTTACGGATTCGCTAAATGCTTCCGTAGCTTTCGGGACCAAAAGTGCTTACAGCTTTCACCGGAAGTGCACTTTATTTAAGCGAATTAATTCACAATAGGCGGTTGAGGTTTACAGCGGCGGATTAATCCACgaattttatataaacttatttctcgtaattatgatttatttcaaaaacattgTACTTTCGAGCTCAAAATAGCGGTatgaatttaaatgaattttaagGCACAGTGAGAACCTCGACACAGCAAAAGGTTGAACCTTTCCTaatgttgttaattttttaaccCGTTTAACGTCCTTCAAATCAAATGAAGATTAAAAGTACCTACCGAAAGAGAAAATGGAACCAATCGTTACGAATTTTCTCATTGCCGAACCTTTTTGCACAAATTACTACCACCGTTcagttggaaataaaaattaatggtTGAATGGAGCAGAGGAAGACAGCGTAATGCAAGCAGCATTCCGCATAAAGGATACATTATGATTACCGGTTCGTTACAATGGTGAGCATAATgcgtaaccaaaaaaaaggaaagaaggaAATAACAGATCAAATAACCGAATTTACATAATATCATGATGATGGTACGTGGCTCGCAACACACACGCCACGTGAGTCCCAATCTTTGCCCGAGCGCTTATCACTCTTCACAACCGCCACGTACAGTGACGTATAAcgttgatgtgtgtgtgtgtgtggcagcaATCGATCCAAATCCATATGGGGCAGATTTTGGGAGTGGAGCAGGTGGAGAAGCACGGAGTGGATGAAAATGAGGAAGTATATGGATTGAATTTCACTTGAAGCTTGAACGTCGATGCCTTCGTTAATCTGGTGTGCTTAAAGCTTATAGGCTTCATTTATTCAACTGACGCACGGTTTTTTGGCGGATGTTCGATATGTTTCCGGTAACCGCTTTATGATCTCGTTTTTTATGCATGATCAATTGAATCGTATGGATCACATCACACATCaaggaaacaaagaaaaacgactCTTTTGCACACGGTTAACCATCACATTTCGATTGATTTCACTTACAGGTTAAGCTCAATTGATCAATTAGTGCACATTATGGTCACCGTTGCGGTGCGGTCGGTGACGGTTCCACGCAAAACGTATTCGCTGCGTGCAACACTTGGTTTTGCTTATCGTAAGCCCGATTACACTAATGATGCGTGAGAAGAACTCTTATCGCCAGTTGTacaattcacttttcataccATGCCACAAAACCACTTGGTTATTGCTTCCCAATATCTAACCTGTTGCTGGAGAGTGAAGAACACACCACCGGAACACCGGAGCAACACTTGCCTGCCGAACCGACAATTTCGTGCCCTGTATGGcaaatgatttgaattttacttcaaCACGCCTTCATCGTCTAAATGGAGctaggggtgtttttttgtacccTCCCCCCCATTCATCCTTCCGTCCCGCGCACAGACTGCTCCACAACGCACGGAACTATTACCCGCCAAACCGGACTTCGTTTCCAGCGTGTGGTGCTGCTGTACGTGTGCGTCACTGTTGTTGACAGGGATGACAAAAAAAGATTACAGCAACGGGACGGGAGTCGAATTTTCCCTCCCTCCCCATGACCTACCATACGCTTATTTTCCTACGGCGAGGCATGTCTTTAACATGTAACgattttgctgttgctgttagtATTCGGGCTTGGTGCGGGGgccacaccaacacaccgaaGGCACGGGATTTGCCCCACGTTCACCTATTTTTATCATGCGTGGTAGCCCCCCACTGTCACGGTTCAATGAAATTGTTCGTATTGTAAAGCTTACCACTGTTGTTACCGGGGTTTTTAAATGTTAGTGCTAGGATTAAGGTGTAATGATTGAAATTTGGTTGGTTTGAGATTGAGAGATTGGTGGTAGAAGAtgcaaaacgaatgaaaatttagAAACCTTCTTATGGTATTGGTGGAAAAACAACTCAAAGGCAtgataaaatgtaatattttcacATTGAATCTTTCTCATtattctctttctcgctcttttCATAACGTTTCCCCTTCGCTTcggttgcatttttattcaatggagtaatattaaaacatactATTTAACTAACCACTGCAACATAAGCTctcatccctttttttggtttcatttttgtttcatgtttgcacttttcgctttgttgcaattttgttttaaaaatacttgcTGCTAgccaaaattaaaaaactttcGCACTCGCTAACTATCCATCGCTACAGCCGAaccgaaaacggaaaacaaaacgaaaccggTTGGTCAACCGGTCAACAATCGTACGTACTAAGCGGGGCTCTTTTTCCAAACAAATGCCCTGCAACTATGCTGACATTGAAtgcattgtttcgtttttcttctaaaaAACCGGCTATTCCTACACACAACCGACTACGGAGGCAATGAAATGAGCACTACAACTGTTTGTATACTATTATAATACATTACGCACGTGCTTTTAATGAAGCGATCGaaattcgctctttcgtttgttttgttgtcgttCTTAACAATCGTTTCATGTACTGATTGATTGGTTGATTTGTGTGTAAAATGTAAGTCTATAAAACGTTTGGTCTCCTAGTGCATTTGATAATACTTTTGGTTCGACGttgtggttttggttttgttttcaaaagaGGTTCGATAATGATCGTTTGAAACGTTCACAGTTGTATATAGAAatgattcatttgtttttgagaaaaaaaatcgtagtcatttaaaaaagaatgtttaaagTCGATAAGTGTAATTCATGTTTCGAGCTTGTCGCTCGTTTCtacaatggaggcgcctagctTCCCGTAAATGAGGAAAAGCTCTGGAAATGAATcgggattgcatactttgcggcgttttgattttaaattacgAAAACTTATTATTGGCGACGAAAAAGGTACTACACGTTAGATGCAGTATTCTTTAAATGATAAAGAAAGACACAAATGAAAAAGGCTGTTTATAATATTGTGAAACATGGGCTTCACATTGTAGCGTAATGATTTATAACAACCGCACTAAATGGAGCAACTGCTAATTGCAGAACCGCAAGGAAGCAACTTAACTTACGCAACAAGTTATTCAACATGGTTTAATGAACGAATTAATTAACGTAATTTGGGTTAACAACGATATGCTTAACGCTGTACTCTACTTCTGTTGTCAACCTTCAGCGTTGTGATGTAAACGTTGCCGTTGTGCGCTGCTCCACAATAGCGGAATGGACCGTGCTTTCACACCGAGTGACACTCGTCCAGTTTTGTGGTTAGGTCGTCTCCCAATCCCACGTTGGTTGCGTCCAGATGTAGCCCGTGTTCGTCATGGAGCAGTACGCGTTGTAGTACCGGCCAGGTGATCTAGTGTAGAATGGAGCAAAACGAAGCGGAAAAGCGCGGAATATAGTTAGCAACAAATGGGGGAAGTACAAATTTTAACAAGCAAAAAACCTGCTCTAAAGCATGCTTCGGATGGGCCACGTGTTGTGCTGCATTGCGATAAAAGTTGGCAAGCTGAGagcattgtgtgtgtatggctaTGTGCTTGTGTACTGGCGGCATCAGCAACACTCACCTGCAGTACGACCACTGAGGACAACGGCATCGGAACAGCTGCTGGAATTCCTCCTTGCAAACCTCATTCCACCAGCAGGTGCGCTACAGCAAggaatagaaaaaagaaacatcgcGAAACGTTAAGGCACTTGACTGCTGCAAGTATGCAAACATTCGTTAGATGTTCCCTTTTCTGCGAAAACTCACACCGAAAGCCGGACGAACCGACCGGACGGTGAAGGTACGTAGTGAAGGGGAGAAGAAGGTAATAAATTTTCCGGATAGTTAAGCTAACCGGATTGAAAGTTTCGGCCCAAGGCGAACGTACCGAGCATTGGGAACTGAGGCAGAGGTTTATTGACACGTCGTAacggaaacttttccacttcgCAAAAGGTTCTCGAAAAACTTGGCCAAAGGAAGAACAGCCCATCAACTGTCCCGTGAATCATGTCGGGTTAATTAAGTCCAATAAATGATTCATTCGCGTTCATGGGCGCGACGTTTCATGAGGCTTGGGTGGGTGTTGGTGTTTCGCCGTGTTTCACTAGCTGTAAAAGGGATAGGATTTTCTTCCGTTGAACTGATGCTTGATAGGGTTTCGGCAAAAAGGGACCGTCCTGGATGTATAACCGGTTCGGGAGAGCAAAGTTTTGCGCCGTCACTTGCTCCGAAGAGCCTGTCCGAGCAGAATCTGTTGTTTTGTACGCTTCACTAAACCGTTGTCATAACTTTGTGATGAACAACGTTCACCTCAGAATTTTCCAAGGGCAAAAGTTTGGGGCGacattgctgctgttgatgcagGAGAAGGATAGCTTTATAATGAGGTGAAATTGTTGGCATTTTATCCTGGGGTTGCAGCAAACATGGgaacaaattgaatttgtcACCAGAAGCGGTTAGTTGAAGAGTGTAGTAATTTGTTGAGCGTTACAAAAGTTGTACTTTAAAGAGTCGTACGTTCATTTTGGTagagcctaaatgtatgcaatggtTTGTGTCTTTACTTTGGCGTAGAAGGAATGGCCTGCTGTTAGAGAGATTTTAAACTGAGATTTGATAAAAGCTAGAGACGTTTATGCAATTTCCTGTTTTATTGATGCTTTCTGTCCGCTTGGGAGATTCTCTTCTTGTCTCTTCGAAGAAAACGAACCTAATCGTCTGATGCCTAATGGTAAGCGTCTACGGAATAAATTATAAGTATTTGTCATAAAAGGCTACATAAGGGCATAGTTAATCCCACACACTGTAACCATCATAAGCGACCAGCTCGCTTAACCGAACAAGTTTCATAATGAGACAGGAGTCAACTCTTCGTCTGGTTTAGAGTACTCTCTAAACTATCGGCAAACTAACGACCAGCGGGACAAGTACCACGTAAAATGTCTATGCAAGTTTAACGTCCACTGCATACCGGCCAGTATGGCTTAAGTGGATAACTTTGTCGAGCGTACGTCCACTCGATCCACCTCCGCTAGATGATGTTCCAAAGTTTCGTACAAAGCCACGTTTATGTCCACTCTTTGTAATCAGATTCCTACCCAACCCACCCGAGTTATCCGCAGCTACCGATCGCAATCATTGCCTAATTTATCATCGTAATTAATGGTGCAGTGTTTTTTACTTGCGCTTCGTTTTTCCTATTCCACTATCATTCACTCGCACAGATATGAAGTTACCACTTTGGAGAAGAACACAAGCGCTAAGAGCAGTGCGGTAAAATTACTTTCCCACCTTTGCCCCTCTCTACGTACGtgtgtttataaatattttgatgGATTGAgacaaaattttcatcttaACAGCCATTAATCTCCTGGTTTTCGTCGGGGAGGGAAAAGCGTCAACATCATggtatgaaatttatttatttatcttatcCTCGCCTCAGGACGATACAGTACATCCGTGTGCTTTTGCTACTACGTGCCAGGGTTGCTCCGGATATTGGGTGGGTAAACCACGTCGCGTCACCCTTAACCATGGTGGTGAGGGTTTTGGTTTCGTGCCGTACCATCCGGAGCATCACGAGGAAAAATCATGACCCGCAACGATGCTCGGCGTGATTCCAACGAATCGTTTCAATTGCCCTGCTAGAAGCGATTCGATCTAGGCTGAGAGATATCGCTGGGAAAAAGGTCCACCGGAAGGCGAAGGAAGGCCTGGTACAAGGGAATAATTGGATATTTTATTGAGGTTTTTCAAAACCGGCGGCAGAGAAGATCGTTATCTTACGCTTTCGCTACATCACCATCGGTTGGTAGACAAGCCACAagtgttttgctgcttccgAAGAGGGCGATGGTTGCTTTCGTAAGAAAGGCAGCTTCGGGCGAACGCTTACATTGATAAAATCATTGTTTGTTGCCTGTAGATGTGTTGGAAATGTGTGTGAAAATCCTTAAATCCGGTAGCGATCttggaacaaaaacataaccaTTACTTTACCAccgcttttctttcttcgaaCCTACACAGACCCACATGATGTTATGTTctttagaagaagaaaatgtacgttttttttattcgcaaaagcattttaaacacattttcaccaTGGGCTTTTTATTGCCGTTGATAAGCTTAGCGAGCAAAGTGacgaataaaaatgattccaCTGTCAAGTGCCACAAAGGGAGCCGGCAACCGCGATAGGAGACATTTTTGGCGTTATTGGATTTTTGGGCAATGGCATTTTGTgccaaatttccattttttaaccAAACCAGAGCCTAAAATTCCATTTCCTGTGGTGTTTCCCTTTAGCCACCGCTTGTGCTATGGTTATGGAACACATATTACCTTTGCTTCTTACGGTTGAGGTAAGCTACAATCTGCTTCAAAGGATTCATGGAAGTGGAATGAGTATGGCAAAGCACAGAAGAAAccgacactcacacacacacacacacacacacacacacacacagagtcaCACTTTTCCTGCCTGCCGCCcgagaaaagggaaaacccaTTTGAGGCTCAAttaatggaaaggaaattgattttctttggcCGCACGTTGGAATGCCGCATGGGTTGGCAATCCTTCcctttggtttgtttatggGATGATTTTTCCGGCTTTCATTAACTCGGCGAAAAATGCAAAGCTTTCAAAATAGAAAGCGAAAGTGTATTGGATAAAAAGGTACGCCGTGCCACCATTTCGGTGGATGGAAAAAGCGtaaaagggatgaaaatacaattattttcCGTTCAAATTCTGCCGGTGTCCTTGGCTAGTGGGAGGCTAGGAGAGACTGAAGATATTCACAGCATCAAAGCGGAAAAGGGTTGTGTCTGGTTGTGCTAATTTAATAACACTCAAAACGCTTCGAAAGCTATCCAGCTTGTAAATGTTCTCAAGCATCCCTTCTTCAAATTGCGATGCTTCAGTTAAGGTGCAATTAGATTAAGCACCGGTTGAAATTCCAACGGACGATGAAATGTTTGTGTTCGGAAGTGTAATGATTTTAAACTTTCAGCAGTGAGCAAatgattaattgatttatgttgATAGCAGTGTGCATAGTGAATTAAAGCTATTACGATCTCTATATTGTTAATATCTCCATTGAATACACTTAAGCAGGGAGGATTGGAAAATGTGGTTACACAAGATTAAATTACTTTTggaaacataacaacaaaGTTTTATAAGTCGAAGCAGTGATAAGGATGCCCCGCGCATCTGTTTGCCTACATTTTGgcgcaaacaaaatgttcgTCTTGTGCGATTGCCATG
This Anopheles marshallii chromosome 3, idAnoMarsDA_429_01, whole genome shotgun sequence DNA region includes the following protein-coding sequences:
- the LOC128713176 gene encoding uncharacterized protein LOC128713176; the encoded protein is MVSIGRKVNRKSRMNKVWVAFAVFGAISILPAASGRIVKRSYSDQSVRGYLTERTCWWNEVCKEEFQQLFRCRCPQWSYCRSPGRYYNAYCSMTNTGYIWTQPTWDWETT